In Entomomonas moraniae, one DNA window encodes the following:
- a CDS encoding MATE family efflux transporter: protein MNATFKNQFRIEIKALFSLTLPILIAQLAYTSMGFVDAMMAGHFSKHDLAAIALGNSIWIPIYLLMTGIILATTPKVANLFGACNNKEIGPLVRQSLWMAFFVVVVVIVLLLSAHPLLVFMGASEDTSLLTMKFLHGIACGMPAIAFYQVFRCLSDGIGRPKPSMVLGVIGLTLNIPVNYVMVFGKLGFPAMGGAGCGIASASVMWFMCFGFVWWISYGHAYKSCEIFKRFDMPNWKVIGDLLRIGVPIGVAVFTEASIFSVIALLIAKLGDDVVSGHMIALNFSSLVFMVPLAISIAITVRVGQAMGRKDAVAARFSASVGVVVAFVLAFISMSLMLIFRENVAALYTKDHTVLMLASHLIIFAALYQLPDAIQVTCAGALRGYQDTGIIMFITVVSYWVIAMPIGYSLGLTHFWGDPQGPAGFWTSLIIGLAFASVMLGMRFLYQSRRQIRMLSYS from the coding sequence ATGAACGCTACATTTAAGAATCAATTTAGAATTGAAATCAAAGCACTTTTTTCTTTAACTTTGCCCATTCTTATTGCTCAATTAGCCTATACGTCGATGGGGTTTGTTGATGCGATGATGGCAGGGCATTTTAGCAAGCATGATTTGGCGGCTATTGCTCTGGGTAATTCTATTTGGATACCGATTTATTTGTTGATGACGGGTATTATTTTAGCAACTACTCCTAAGGTGGCTAATTTATTTGGTGCTTGCAATAATAAAGAGATAGGCCCTTTAGTCAGACAGTCTTTGTGGATGGCATTTTTTGTGGTTGTGGTCGTCATTGTTTTGTTATTAAGTGCGCACCCATTATTGGTCTTTATGGGGGCTTCTGAAGATACATCACTTTTAACAATGAAGTTTCTTCATGGTATCGCTTGTGGTATGCCTGCTATTGCCTTTTATCAGGTATTTCGTTGTTTGAGTGATGGCATCGGTAGACCCAAGCCTAGTATGGTGCTAGGTGTTATTGGCCTAACCTTGAATATTCCCGTTAATTATGTGATGGTTTTTGGTAAGTTAGGATTCCCTGCCATGGGTGGGGCGGGTTGTGGAATTGCTAGTGCCTCGGTTATGTGGTTTATGTGCTTTGGCTTTGTATGGTGGATCTCGTATGGTCATGCTTATAAGAGTTGTGAGATTTTTAAACGCTTTGATATGCCAAATTGGAAAGTAATTGGTGATTTATTGCGGATTGGTGTGCCAATCGGTGTTGCTGTTTTTACTGAAGCGAGTATTTTTAGTGTAATTGCTTTATTAATTGCTAAGCTAGGCGATGATGTGGTTTCTGGCCATATGATTGCATTGAATTTTTCTTCGTTGGTATTTATGGTGCCTTTGGCTATTTCTATTGCGATTACTGTGCGTGTAGGGCAAGCTATGGGGCGTAAAGATGCGGTAGCAGCTAGATTTTCAGCCAGTGTTGGCGTTGTGGTTGCTTTTGTGTTGGCTTTTATTTCTATGTCTCTTATGCTTATTTTTAGAGAAAACGTGGCGGCACTTTATACAAAAGATCATACGGTGTTAATGTTAGCAAGTCATTTAATTATTTTTGCGGCGCTATATCAACTACCTGATGCAATTCAAGTAACTTGTGCAGGTGCATTAAGAGGTTATCAAGATACTGGTATTATTATGTTTATTACGGTGGTTTCGTATTGGGTTATTGCCATGCCAATAGGTTATAGTCTAGGGTTGACTCATTTTTGGGGTGATCCACAAGGCCCTGCAGGATTTTGGACTAGTCTAATTATCGGTCTAGCTTTTGCCTCAGTTATGTTAGGGATGCGCTTTCTATATCAAAGTCGCCGCCAAATAAGGATGTTAAGCTATTCTTAA
- a CDS encoding tyrosine-type recombinase/integrase, which yields MALTDAVVRISKPQAKPYTLKDIQGLSLYISPTGSKAWHYRYTLKGKRNRVSLGQYPDICLKEARQKCEDARFLVKNGFSPNHSDCIEANTVGELVELKAKVETFEQFSGCWKLFKLRKLGLDNPYKRQSTAIQIERYMRIDLLPGLGSIPLNEITKADVLKVLRNIEMWGALSIAEKCRCWLNEIFRHAIAEGIIDTNPAAEQGLLVLPKIPFSIIRFYGRRSNQPFW from the coding sequence ATGGCACTCACTGATGCAGTGGTACGAATTAGCAAACCTCAAGCAAAACCCTATACGCTTAAAGATATTCAAGGTTTATCCTTATATATCTCCCCTACAGGGAGTAAAGCATGGCATTATCGTTATACCCTTAAAGGGAAACGTAACCGTGTTTCATTAGGGCAATATCCCGATATCTGTCTTAAAGAAGCCCGCCAAAAATGTGAAGATGCCCGTTTTTTGGTTAAAAATGGGTTTTCACCTAACCATAGTGACTGTATTGAAGCAAATACTGTGGGTGAGCTTGTTGAGTTGAAGGCCAAAGTTGAAACATTTGAACAGTTTAGTGGATGTTGGAAGCTGTTTAAATTGAGAAAACTTGGCTTGGATAACCCATATAAACGGCAAAGTACTGCTATTCAGATTGAGCGCTATATGCGAATTGATCTCTTGCCTGGATTAGGATCTATTCCTTTAAATGAAATTACTAAAGCGGATGTATTAAAGGTATTGCGTAATATTGAAATGTGGGGGGCTTTGTCTATTGCTGAGAAGTGTCGTTGCTGGCTTAATGAGATTTTTCGTCATGCTATTGCGGAAGGGATTATTGATACTAATCCTGCTGCTGAGCAGGGGCTATTGGTGTTACCTAAAATTCCATTCAGCATAATCCGTTTTTACGGCAGAAGGAGTAACCAGCCTTTTTGGTGA
- a CDS encoding carbohydrate ABC transporter permease, whose protein sequence is MLKKIYLYLILAPTFIFLILFTYLPLFRSFSDSLYDSRYAIDGEKFVGLENFYRLFDDPIFWLSLKNNVIYILLTVIPGVLLALFLAIILWENNRINRWLRTAFFFPTIIPLVSAATIWTFIFIPNLGLLDYYLAKWFGPMNTNYLGMSQSALIALSIVGIWKFAGYYMLFFLAGLQAMSTSAREAAIMEGASRRQIFFHITLPLLRPTINFVVIIALIYSITQIDHVVVMTQGGPSNSTSVLLYYIQDLALNSHDIGKASAATFISLVLLFSFSVFNLRILEKGVHYEH, encoded by the coding sequence ATGCTTAAAAAAATCTATTTGTACCTTATCCTTGCGCCAACCTTCATTTTTCTCATTTTATTTACCTACCTGCCTTTATTCCGCTCATTCTCTGATAGCCTCTATGATTCTCGTTATGCAATCGATGGAGAAAAATTTGTTGGTCTAGAAAATTTTTATCGCTTATTTGATGATCCTATCTTCTGGCTATCGCTAAAAAATAATGTCATTTATATTTTGCTCACCGTAATACCAGGAGTATTACTCGCTTTATTTTTAGCCATCATTCTTTGGGAAAACAATCGCATTAATCGTTGGTTAAGAACAGCTTTCTTTTTTCCCACGATTATTCCACTGGTTAGCGCTGCCACCATTTGGACCTTTATCTTTATTCCCAATCTTGGGTTATTAGACTACTACCTTGCTAAATGGTTTGGACCTATGAATACCAATTACTTGGGAATGAGTCAATCAGCTTTGATTGCTTTGAGTATCGTCGGGATTTGGAAATTTGCAGGTTATTATATGCTCTTCTTCTTAGCAGGCCTACAAGCCATGTCTACATCTGCACGTGAAGCAGCTATTATGGAGGGCGCATCACGACGACAGATTTTTTTTCACATCACGCTTCCACTATTAAGACCCACTATTAATTTCGTAGTCATTATCGCCCTTATTTATTCAATAACCCAAATAGACCATGTTGTCGTAATGACCCAAGGCGGCCCTAGTAACTCAACATCTGTTTTACTCTACTATATCCAAGACCTTGCTCTCAACAGTCATGATATTGGCAAAGCATCAGCAGCTACTTTTATTTCTTTGGTTTTACTTTTTAGCTTCTCAGTATTTAATCTACGTATTCTAGAAAAAGGTGTCCACTATGAACACTAA
- a CDS encoding carbohydrate ABC transporter permease, producing the protein MNTNASVGRRIWLITLPILLICTATLWLSPFLWMISSSISEDSFSLDMASILPRLPLSLENFKLAWSSADWPTLYINTIIFSVGTFIIQLITITTAGYVFAYHEFRGRTILFYLLLIQLMIMPVIMMVPNMMTLKELGLLNTLFGTMMPYFASAFGVFLMRQAFLNIPKELEDAALMEGCRWWQTIIYVLLPMTKPALLAFATVSITYHWNEYVWPLMTLNDPSQQVLTVGLVSFAMGAESGGQWGVISAGTLLVCLPLMLVFILFQKQFLSSFGFSGIK; encoded by the coding sequence ATGAACACTAATGCTTCAGTGGGGCGACGCATATGGCTTATCACTTTACCGATCCTCCTAATATGCACAGCTACCCTATGGTTAAGCCCTTTTTTATGGATGATTTCTTCATCTATTAGTGAGGATAGCTTTAGTTTAGACATGGCCTCAATTTTACCAAGGCTACCTCTTTCTTTAGAAAATTTTAAATTAGCTTGGAGCAGTGCTGACTGGCCAACCCTTTATATCAATACCATTATCTTTTCAGTAGGGACATTCATCATTCAGCTCATCACCATTACGACCGCAGGTTATGTGTTTGCATATCATGAATTTAGAGGAAGAACCATTTTATTTTACCTACTACTCATCCAACTAATGATTATGCCAGTCATTATGATGGTTCCTAATATGATGACACTAAAAGAGTTAGGATTACTCAATACACTGTTTGGTACCATGATGCCTTATTTTGCATCAGCTTTTGGCGTTTTTCTAATGCGACAAGCCTTTTTAAACATTCCCAAAGAATTAGAAGATGCCGCACTCATGGAGGGGTGCCGTTGGTGGCAAACCATAATTTATGTGCTGCTTCCCATGACAAAACCTGCCCTATTAGCCTTTGCAACTGTTAGCATCACTTACCATTGGAATGAATACGTTTGGCCTTTAATGACATTAAACGACCCCTCGCAACAAGTATTAACCGTAGGTTTAGTCTCTTTCGCGATGGGGGCTGAATCTGGTGGGCAGTGGGGCGTCATCAGCGCTGGCACCCTCCTCGTGTGCTTGCCTTTAATGTTAGTGTTTATTTTATTCCAAAAACAGTTTTTAAGCAGTTTTGGATTTTCTGGTATCAAATAA
- a CDS encoding phosphodiesterase, translating to MLFAHISDLHFRSDGRKLYDFIDTNTANAEVINRINSLTEKPDAVIITGDITNCGLENEYKVAKRILGHLQYPILIVPGNHDNKSFFLKAFQPLCPLLGDNPQQIAYKVDHDEAQLLFIDSTEPGTHAGQLSDYTLQWLDNALDQSNKPSYLFMHHPPVALGNLQMDRIGCQNGHELLKLIDKYPHLIRIFCGHVHRTMFTQYKQTIIASAPGTVHQVPYSSSDPTDLYCLEPAAMLMHRLVPKTGLVTYSQPLTQISGPYRYESAISCPGD from the coding sequence ATGTTATTTGCTCATATTTCTGATTTACATTTTCGTAGTGATGGTCGGAAATTATATGATTTTATCGACACCAACACAGCAAATGCTGAAGTGATTAATCGCATCAACTCATTAACTGAAAAGCCTGATGCGGTCATCATTACAGGCGATATTACCAATTGCGGATTAGAAAATGAATACAAGGTAGCAAAGCGTATATTAGGGCATCTACAATATCCCATTTTAATCGTGCCAGGGAATCATGATAACAAATCCTTTTTTTTAAAAGCATTCCAACCTCTTTGTCCTTTATTAGGCGATAACCCTCAACAAATTGCCTATAAAGTGGATCATGATGAAGCACAACTACTGTTCATTGACTCAACTGAACCAGGCACACATGCAGGGCAATTAAGTGACTATACACTGCAATGGTTAGACAATGCCCTTGATCAATCCAATAAACCAAGTTATTTATTTATGCACCATCCACCTGTGGCCTTGGGTAACTTGCAAATGGATAGAATAGGCTGTCAAAATGGACATGAGTTACTAAAACTAATAGACAAGTACCCACACCTAATCCGAATCTTCTGTGGCCATGTCCATAGAACCATGTTTACCCAATACAAACAAACTATTATCGCTTCTGCACCTGGAACAGTTCATCAAGTTCCTTATAGCTCAAGCGATCCTACTGACCTCTACTGTTTAGAGCCTGCTGCTATGCTCATGCATCGACTCGTTCCTAAAACAGGTCTTGTAACCTATAGTCAACCATTAACACAAATATCTGGCCCCTATCGCTATGAATCTGCTATTAGTTGTCCAGGAGACTAA
- a CDS encoding ABC transporter ATP-binding protein, translating to MSFIQLKDITKSFDQHCILNNINLDIKKGEFLVLVGPSGCGKSTLLRILAGLDYVSSGHILFNQQDISQWEPRKRNFSLIFQNYALFPHMSVEKNITFGMKVRGEDKSLFPEKVKKVAKMLQLEPLLKRKPKELSGGQRQRVAMARAIVRDPELFLMDEPLSNLDAKLRVEVRQGIMDLHNTLKTTTVYVTHDQIEAMTMADRIIVLNKGILQQIGTPQELYDKPDNLFVATFIGTPAMNILKLPCQQNTIILGEQTLAIPNTQSPYKGSDVYLGIRPEHIQEEAFTNASSDISIDAEIQNRELHGAEYLIQAYTTFGTIQYRKANQGMAPKLKQKIKLYINTNKIYFFSTDTQKNLVLEG from the coding sequence ATGTCATTTATTCAGCTCAAGGACATAACAAAAAGTTTTGACCAACATTGTATTTTAAACAACATTAATCTCGACATAAAAAAAGGAGAGTTTTTAGTATTAGTTGGCCCCTCAGGGTGTGGTAAGAGTACATTACTACGTATTTTGGCAGGTTTAGATTACGTTTCCAGTGGTCACATTTTATTTAACCAGCAAGACATAAGCCAATGGGAACCTAGAAAACGTAACTTCTCATTAATTTTTCAAAACTATGCGTTATTTCCTCACATGTCAGTGGAAAAAAATATTACGTTTGGTATGAAAGTGAGAGGAGAGGATAAAAGCCTATTTCCTGAAAAAGTAAAAAAAGTTGCCAAAATGCTTCAACTTGAACCTCTCCTTAAACGTAAACCCAAAGAGCTATCAGGAGGACAACGTCAACGTGTTGCTATGGCAAGAGCCATTGTCCGTGATCCCGAGTTGTTTTTGATGGATGAACCGCTATCTAATCTTGATGCTAAACTAAGGGTCGAGGTTAGACAAGGCATTATGGATCTCCATAATACCTTAAAAACCACGACCGTTTATGTTACCCACGATCAAATAGAAGCCATGACCATGGCAGATCGCATCATCGTTTTGAACAAAGGTATTTTACAACAGATAGGAACACCACAAGAATTATACGATAAACCTGATAATTTATTTGTGGCGACATTCATTGGCACACCTGCCATGAATATTTTAAAGCTGCCCTGCCAACAAAATACCATCATACTAGGAGAACAAACATTAGCAATTCCTAATACCCAATCCCCTTATAAAGGGTCTGATGTGTATTTAGGCATTAGACCTGAGCATATTCAAGAAGAAGCATTCACTAATGCAAGCAGTGACATCTCCATCGATGCTGAAATTCAAAATAGAGAATTACACGGAGCTGAATACTTAATTCAAGCCTATACAACTTTTGGCACAATCCAATACCGTAAAGCAAACCAAGGCATGGCTCCAAAATTAAAGCAAAAAATTAAACTTTATATTAATACAAATAAAATTTATTTTTTCTCAACAGACACTCAAAAAAACCTAGTACTGGAGGGGTAA
- a CDS encoding ABC transporter substrate-binding protein has product MSKVKLITACAIGLFTLNNALAKEKIDFMFPAPVDGKLTMEMTRVIKEFNQSQNEVEVRGIFTGDYDTTKMKAEAATKAGQPPALVIMSANYTVDLALKNMILPMDELFKYDPTKVSANDFLITNFWPAVHKNAQVMGKTYGIPFHNSTPILYYNKTLFDKAGIKAPPKTWNELVSVAKKLTNKSEGQWGIMLPSTNNDYGGWTLSTLVHANGGQFNNPDYPGEVFYDSPTTKGTLQFWRDLVYKHEVMPAGVLNSKQISANFFSGKLGMAVLSTGALGFMRENAKNFDMEVAMLPAKERQAVIIGGASLVSFAGISEAQKKAAYQFLSYLVSPEVNGSWSRFTGYFSPRIAAYDLPEMKDYLIKDPRAKIALEQLKFAHPWYATYETVAVRKAMEDQLAALVNDKNYSVEQAAKAAQQKADQIMQPYQAATALSPK; this is encoded by the coding sequence ATGAGTAAAGTAAAACTAATCACAGCCTGTGCAATTGGACTATTCACCCTCAATAATGCATTAGCTAAAGAAAAAATCGACTTTATGTTTCCTGCCCCCGTCGATGGAAAACTAACGATGGAAATGACACGTGTGATTAAAGAGTTTAATCAATCACAAAACGAGGTAGAGGTCAGAGGAATTTTCACAGGAGACTATGACACAACCAAAATGAAAGCAGAAGCTGCTACAAAGGCAGGACAACCACCTGCATTAGTTATCATGTCAGCTAACTACACTGTAGACCTCGCCCTTAAAAATATGATTTTGCCCATGGATGAGTTATTTAAATACGATCCAACCAAGGTATCTGCAAATGACTTTTTAATAACAAACTTTTGGCCAGCCGTTCATAAAAATGCTCAAGTAATGGGGAAAACCTATGGTATTCCTTTCCATAACTCCACCCCCATTTTGTACTACAATAAAACATTGTTCGATAAGGCTGGCATCAAAGCCCCCCCTAAGACATGGAATGAACTCGTAAGCGTTGCTAAAAAACTAACCAACAAATCTGAAGGACAATGGGGTATCATGTTACCAAGCACTAACAATGACTATGGTGGCTGGACATTATCCACATTAGTTCATGCAAATGGTGGACAATTCAATAATCCCGACTATCCTGGTGAAGTATTTTATGATAGCCCAACCACAAAAGGCACTTTACAATTCTGGCGTGACTTAGTATACAAACATGAGGTTATGCCAGCCGGCGTTCTCAACTCTAAACAAATTAGCGCCAACTTTTTTTCTGGAAAACTAGGAATGGCTGTCTTAAGTACTGGCGCATTAGGGTTTATGCGTGAAAACGCAAAAAACTTTGACATGGAAGTCGCTATGTTACCTGCGAAAGAAAGACAAGCTGTAATTATTGGCGGTGCCAGTCTTGTTAGCTTTGCAGGAATATCCGAAGCGCAAAAAAAAGCAGCCTATCAATTTCTAAGCTACTTAGTTAGCCCCGAAGTAAATGGTAGTTGGAGCCGATTCACAGGCTACTTTTCCCCTCGAATAGCTGCCTACGATTTGCCAGAAATGAAAGATTATTTAATCAAGGATCCTCGCGCTAAAATTGCATTAGAACAATTAAAATTCGCCCATCCTTGGTACGCTACCTATGAAACAGTTGCCGTACGCAAAGCCATGGAAGATCAACTGGCAGCATTAGTCAATGATAAAAACTACAGCGTTGAACAAGCCGCTAAAGCAGCACAACAAAAAGCTGACCAAATTATGCAACCCTACCAAGCGGCTACAGCATTAAGTCCTAAATAA
- a CDS encoding integrase domain-containing protein — protein MATILDVAITLGLCGEEVVQSCQSMQTWQKPLQTLHTRIQIIFSSKGGRPRTPHIIYPQQALQVIINALAIMQQLNGKLID, from the coding sequence CTGGCCACCATTTTAGATGTTGCCATCACCTTAGGACTATGTGGCGAAGAGGTGGTACAAAGCTGTCAATCGATGCAAACATGGCAAAAACCCCTACAAACCTTGCATACCAGAATACAGATTATCTTTAGCTCTAAAGGTGGACGGCCGAGAACTCCTCACATTATCTATCCACAACAAGCGCTGCAGGTCATCATTAATGCGCTTGCCATCATGCAACAACTAAACGGTAAACTGATTGATTAG
- the hflK gene encoding protease modulator HflK, with translation MRFDLKNNSEPLDALPRFQLAKNRVNKLSFASSTCMQLAIGLFLLAIVIKGFTVNSLWPTLFCNNAAVLLLLAAVARSALRIDVWRSNAFDGACVSNTEADEKELITTPVNNDEKTAKSDNKEVAKPSYLVVYGKRLIKQIGVAPLLFIAISAITLVVVYIGWNMSLSGINTSKTSYAIAGLLVLSAFSLLVIERHLSNTSKNQWPEAVGIALIIRVVIAVQALSLFALLFVDVGRVWPLRLLVLTGLLPILVAIEFIVRAFLSIFSPQRDTLEPQLIGDSLVAAMLRWPPQPLTLLQDELQHHFNIDLRQVWAFGFMRRAFLPILSLILVLGWLLTSISEVPINGRGIYERFGRPVAVLKSGLHVGLPWPFGKVISVENGVIHEMATSSDQNAQGQVATLEEKNVVVEVPTVEGTAPESANRLWDASHRSEKSQIIASASNDKQSFQILNMDVRFIYRIGPTDQDALDATYNNLDIPVLIKSIANRVLVHEFSSRTLDEVLSGRIQQLTKDVQQGIQQDLDQMKSGVELLAVVVEAVHPPAGAANAYHGVQAAQIMSQVLIAQERGNAADTMGEAHITAANLVDKSQAEAKEAIALAQSDVLRFDAEKTAWQKANQAFLLEQYFNQLSISFAKAPLLIIDHRLTTSDMPTIDLRKFSVPLDTTIKSTTQATGD, from the coding sequence ATGAGGTTTGATTTAAAAAATAATTCAGAGCCGTTAGATGCTTTACCACGCTTTCAGTTAGCAAAAAACAGGGTTAATAAGTTATCGTTTGCAAGTTCCACATGTATGCAATTAGCTATTGGATTATTTCTTTTAGCTATTGTTATTAAAGGGTTTACTGTAAATTCACTATGGCCTACGTTGTTTTGTAATAATGCAGCAGTTTTATTATTGCTTGCAGCTGTTGCACGGTCTGCTTTACGTATAGATGTTTGGCGTTCAAATGCATTTGATGGTGCTTGTGTTTCTAATACTGAAGCTGATGAAAAAGAATTAATTACAACACCTGTAAATAATGATGAGAAAACAGCAAAGTCAGATAATAAAGAAGTAGCAAAACCAAGTTATCTTGTTGTTTATGGTAAGCGATTAATTAAGCAGATAGGGGTTGCTCCTCTATTGTTTATTGCTATCTCTGCTATTACGCTTGTGGTTGTTTATATTGGTTGGAATATGTCTTTATCAGGCATTAATACCAGCAAAACAAGCTATGCAATAGCCGGTCTTTTGGTACTAAGTGCCTTTAGTTTACTGGTGATCGAGCGCCACTTATCAAATACGTCAAAAAATCAATGGCCTGAAGCAGTCGGTATTGCATTAATAATTCGTGTGGTTATTGCTGTACAGGCACTATCATTATTTGCTTTATTATTTGTGGATGTTGGGCGAGTTTGGCCGCTGCGTTTACTTGTTTTAACTGGGCTATTGCCTATTTTAGTTGCTATTGAGTTTATAGTGCGGGCCTTTTTATCTATTTTTAGTCCACAGCGTGATACATTAGAACCTCAGCTAATAGGTGATAGCTTAGTTGCCGCTATGCTGCGTTGGCCACCCCAGCCTTTAACGCTATTACAAGATGAGTTACAACATCATTTTAATATAGACTTGCGACAAGTATGGGCCTTTGGCTTTATGCGCCGTGCTTTTTTACCTATATTGAGTTTGATTTTAGTGCTTGGTTGGTTATTAACGAGTATTAGCGAAGTGCCGATTAATGGCCGTGGTATTTATGAGCGTTTTGGGCGCCCAGTTGCTGTATTAAAATCTGGTTTACATGTTGGCTTACCTTGGCCTTTTGGTAAAGTTATTTCCGTTGAAAATGGGGTGATTCATGAAATGGCTACATCGAGTGACCAAAATGCTCAGGGGCAAGTGGCTACGTTAGAAGAGAAAAATGTAGTAGTTGAGGTCCCTACTGTAGAAGGAACTGCGCCAGAAAGCGCTAATCGTTTATGGGATGCCTCGCACCGTAGTGAGAAGTCGCAGATAATTGCAAGTGCTTCAAATGATAAGCAAAGCTTTCAAATTTTAAATATGGATGTTCGTTTTATTTATCGCATAGGCCCTACCGATCAAGATGCCTTAGATGCCACTTATAATAATCTAGATATTCCTGTGCTCATTAAAAGTATTGCTAATCGCGTATTAGTGCATGAGTTCTCATCACGTACGTTAGATGAAGTGCTCTCTGGCCGAATACAGCAGCTAACAAAGGATGTTCAACAAGGCATTCAACAAGACTTAGATCAAATGAAAAGTGGGGTAGAGCTGTTAGCTGTTGTTGTTGAAGCGGTTCATCCACCAGCAGGTGCGGCTAATGCTTATCATGGTGTACAAGCGGCGCAAATTATGTCACAAGTTTTGATTGCCCAAGAGCGTGGTAATGCTGCTGATACAATGGGGGAAGCTCATATTACAGCAGCAAATTTAGTGGATAAATCCCAAGCTGAAGCTAAAGAGGCTATAGCCTTAGCTCAATCAGATGTGCTACGTTTTGATGCAGAAAAAACAGCGTGGCAAAAAGCGAATCAGGCTTTCTTATTGGAACAATATTTTAATCAGTTATCTATATCATTTGCTAAAGCACCATTACTTATCATTGATCATCGGCTAACAACCTCAGACATGCCGACCATTGATTTACGCAAATTTAGTGTGCCGTTAGACACAACCATAAAATCAACTACTCAAGCTACAGGGGATTAA
- the hflC gene encoding protease modulator HflC, translating into MSSSSDIKHAHDHDECQHDHDHHEHHHHHQEMPKNVVWKRIVCALIIVIIAITTACLVQVQSGEAIVITRFGNPSRVLLSPGLNARWPIPFESAIPVDLRLRTTSSGLQDVGTKDGLRIIVQAYIIWQVQPDPDNILRFIRAMPNDSDIEAAKQIRTFAGSALETTASTYDLANLINTDASKVQLADFEKHLRKQLEQSLLKTYGIRIVQVGVERLTLPSITLTATVDRMRAERETIATERTAEGKRQAAEIRSAAERDARILVADANVKAADINAKSIVDASKLYGQAYSEAPQLYMFLRSLDTLSAVVNPNTRIILRTDAAPFKALVDGPFPSLTSPDKVREAKHE; encoded by the coding sequence TTGTCATCTTCTTCTGATATTAAACATGCTCATGACCATGATGAGTGCCAACATGATCACGATCATCACGAACACCATCATCACCATCAAGAAATGCCTAAGAATGTTGTATGGAAGCGTATAGTTTGTGCATTGATTATTGTTATTATTGCCATTACAACTGCTTGTTTAGTACAGGTTCAGTCTGGTGAGGCTATTGTAATTACACGTTTTGGTAATCCCTCTCGTGTATTATTAAGCCCAGGGTTAAATGCTCGTTGGCCAATCCCCTTTGAGTCGGCTATTCCAGTTGATCTCAGATTAAGAACAACATCGAGTGGTTTACAAGATGTTGGTACAAAAGATGGGTTACGTATTATTGTACAAGCTTATATTATTTGGCAGGTACAACCAGACCCAGATAATATATTACGTTTTATCCGCGCTATGCCTAATGACTCAGATATTGAAGCTGCAAAACAAATACGTACGTTTGCGGGGTCGGCATTAGAAACCACAGCAAGTACTTATGATTTAGCTAATTTGATTAATACCGATGCCTCTAAAGTGCAGCTAGCTGATTTTGAAAAGCACTTACGTAAACAATTAGAGCAGTCACTATTAAAAACCTATGGGATAAGAATAGTGCAAGTAGGGGTTGAGCGCTTAACACTTCCTTCTATTACGCTAACTGCAACTGTTGATCGGATGCGCGCAGAGCGCGAAACAATAGCCACTGAGCGTACCGCTGAGGGAAAAAGGCAAGCAGCCGAAATTCGCTCCGCTGCTGAAAGGGATGCTCGTATTTTAGTAGCAGATGCGAATGTTAAAGCCGCTGATATTAATGCAAAATCTATTGTGGATGCCTCTAAGCTCTACGGTCAAGCGTATTCTGAAGCACCTCAACTTTATATGTTTTTAAGGTCTTTAGATACATTAAGTGCGGTTGTAAACCCTAATACTCGAATTATATTGCGTACAGACGCAGCCCCTTTTAAAGCGCTTGTAGATGGACCATTTCCTTCATTAACATCTCCTGATAAAGTGCGGGAAGCTAAACATGAGTAA